In Salvelinus alpinus chromosome 32, SLU_Salpinus.1, whole genome shotgun sequence, the sequence ATAGCTTTGTCCCTTGTGGGCTAACCCAGATTACCCCTCCTGACAACACACAGCCATGTAGCCTACTGATTCAAATCAATGCCATACCATACCAACAGTTTACCCACAGTATTGTGCTTAAAAATACTGCTCCTGCTCACCTGTAGAGGGCAATCACTAGATGGCCATGCTATAAAAGACAAACATTTCTGTATTATCAGAAACGATGAGCACGTTAGTAATTTGTTATCACCCCCACTACAGATACAATAGGTAATTAATTAACTCAGTTTCAGCGGTAGGTCAAGTGGGTTGATGAGGGCGAGATTCAAACCAGGCTTGTTTACAGGCAGTGACGAGCAATTTCAAAACAGCTCGGGTTCCTGTCCATACAGGCTCATTTAATATGCAGATGATGTGCAGTTTCAGTGAAAGGAAGATTAGGTTTGTACATGGCAGTGTGAATCTCAATTTAGTATTCATCTCTTAGTACAAGACAGTCAATACCATTGAAAAGGGCCAGTAAACGTGTTTGGCACAGTCTAAAAGGAATGTCCATATATAAAACAAACATAACACATAAAATAAGAAAATTCACATACTTCACCAAGGCTATTTTGAGGGTGGGGGTTAGATGGTCAAAGCAGAAGTGGTCAATCTGGTATGGTGGGGTACTTCAGGGTAAATGTGAATCATTTTGGTGAAAAACAGCACAACATTGTCATGTCTGACATGCATCCAACCActtccttgttccttgtcaacAAAAGATTCTAAAAGCAAAGCtggttatatttatatttttattgatTTACATTAATATATAAGTAAAGCAATTTGTGGGTACAAAAGTACATCTATCTGTAAGAATCACTACTCTGAGATTATAGAATATGTCAGCTTCTCATGTGTCTTTACTGTGATGATCTCTTGTGGAAATTGAGAATGATATTCTGAGAATGTGAGGTTACTTGCTGCACAACATTCCTAAAACCAGTCGCTTTCTAATCACTCTGGCAGAGAATTAACCTGAGACTGTGGACTAACTTCACTTTCTTATACAGCATGTTGTTATCGTTCTCATCTGAACTTTATTTACCCAGGAGCAGGCCATTGAGattgcaaaatatattttacaagaGACTAGGTATATAAGTGGCAGTAGAAAGACAAAATCATTTATAGAACAAATCATTTATAGTGTAAATAAAGATTGCTGATAAAATGCTAGGGATCGATGTTTAAAAAAACTGCAACTTGTGTTTGTAGATTACAATACTGAATCAATATTTTACTAAAACTCATCTGTTTGACTTACGACAGCTAGATGGTTGAAAGATTATAATTTTAAAAGAACGGGTGCCCAAAAATATATTTAGCTAGTAAAGACTATGGAAAGCCACTCCCCCAAAGTGAAGAAACTCTAGTATGTTCTTCTATCGGACACAGTAATGGCTTCACATGTATACTAGAAGTCTCTCAACCAATTTAGAAATTGCCATGGTTGGATGGTTGGATGAGATAAAAGTAGCTACAGTATTCTGAGGTAGCAAATCATTTAGTTTAAGGCAATACACCAATGACATTTTGTAGTTGACATATCAACTTTCATAGTGTACTAATTGAACATTCCAAATGGCGCACACTATATGCCACCATTTTAAATCTCTGTGTTTATTAGTTTCATCTGCCTTCCTCAGGCGGCGTGGATCCAGACCTCATTGTGTCGGCCAATCAGAGTCCACGGGCCTTCATACCCTGCCGCAATGAACCGGTGGGAGTCAAAGGCTTTCCCAGCCTGTGTCAGGGCATCACGTAGCTTCTTCAAATTTTCCTGGAAGTTGTACTGTGACGGAAAACCACTGAaaatcctgagagagagagaaagagagttaaaAAACAGAGACATGGACTTAAACAGCAGGATTTGGCCCCTAGTTAGTGAAACAGGATGGCAATGGTGGTTCTTCACCTGACATATATGGTGCAGGCAGGCATAGTCTCGTTCCTGATTGAGGCATCATTGGGAGTGGGGAGGACTGTATCTTCTGGAGCCACATAGAAAGAGAGCGATGCATGCTTCTCTCCACCATCCTCTACCTCAGTCGTAGAAATAAGTGCAGGCCAGGTATGAGTATTGACATGTTCACCTGAGAAGGAATGATAAAAAACACAACATACATTTTACAACCAAAAACCAGATAAAAAAAAGGGCTCATTGAAAGATGATATTCATTCAAATTATTCATCCTTTAGATAATTTAAATTTTAATTGTGCATTCCAACAGGTAGGTTTCCAGTTGTGTAGGCTACTGAATTACACTGCACTTGTCTATGTTACTAGGCTACCGTGTAATAATAGGTATTTTTCTCTTTAATGTTGAATGTTAATGTTAAGTGGATGGTCATATTAAACATATCTTCATAAGAGGGCCATAAACAGTACTTAGTAATGACACGTACAGTTAGAAAGCTCAGATGTCCTGCTTTTTGGGGTATTTATTATTTATCTATGATTTGTATGCAATTTGTCCACTAGTATGTACTGCTATAGTAAATAAAATGAAAAATTGTACATCGTAGATTTTATTTTCAAACTTCATATGCTATGAACAACCTATTCATGAAAAATAGGGGAATAGGGCTTAATCTACATATACTCAACTTTACAATTGACATGATATAAGATTTGAGCTGCCTTATACTGTAATCATTTTTAGATTACAAGTGATCCGGGAAAATCCTACTAATTCCCTGGTGGACTGCTCTCATTCATTGTTGTCTCTCTCCCAGTGAACGTACCAGAGTTGACTAGCGAATCAACTGATTTGTCACAATCCCAGTTTTAATAAATATAAAGTGTGTCCCTCTGTGGTAAACAAAGTGATTTCTTCACATTGTGTTcaatttgatttattttaaatTCCGATCAAATCGACGTGTGTTTGTCATAGAACAAATGGGACACTTTCATATCGCTGCAGTAGACTATAAGCATTGCAGCGCTATGCTGCTTGTGTGCCTGAGATGTACCGTTCTGCCCGAGCCTCCAACGGCTGTGGACATATAACTCGATACATTTAACCTAATTTAGCAGGCGTAAAATAAACGCCTGAAACTACTTCCCCTACACACTGGTCTTGCCGAGAAGGAAAAAAACTGtcgggggaggttctcttctgcactgttcaaccaatccagtaaatgtggaggaggaattAAGATGGAGTGTTGTCTTGTTAATGTCCAAAAGTGGAATTTGTGTCACACGTTCTTTCCAATTTCCCTGAAAACCGGAACACTCGGTTTATGAAGCCACTGCCGAGTCTCCATATCCAAGAGTCAATCTAAGCTATTTGGCCTAAAATAAATTGATTTATAAGCGAATAACCTTGATATGCCATGATAAAACAATTACATAACGAATGTCCACTAAATAGGGGAATTAACATTTAATTGGTATTGAACATTTGTTGGCTACATTAGTATTGAATTTCCTTGAAGCACATTTCAGTAAAACACAATACTGCATAATATAACTTGCAATTAATCAATAAGGTCATTATTGCAGTTTAAACAATATTGAGACATCCACCTGCTTGATTGTCCCACTGGGTGTAGTCCCACAGTTTCGTGAATCCAGCCTTCACGTCGTGGTCAGAGACACCCAGACTGTCGACGGTTATCCAGCGGCTCACTTGGTACGCACGTTCCTCAAAGTCCTGTTCAAATAAAAACAACGCTAGACTATTTAACAACTACATCTCAAGCTTCTTACATCAGTTATCATATTTGTCATAGATCTCTATATTCACTTACTTCATATTTATTAACGACCGTGAACTCAGGACAATCATAGCTATGACAAAACGGCGGCGCATCCCAACCGTGCGCCCCGCGTAAAAACACCACGGCCAGAACCGAGAGAAGCGTTGTTACCTCGAGATACTTCATATCGTCGCTGCCTAAACTCGGATGACACTTTCAATTTTAACAACTCTCTACCATCTTTGCATTTTCAGGACACACCTACAATACC encodes:
- the soul2 gene encoding heme-binding protein soul2, with translation MKYLEVTTLLSVLAVVFLRGAHGWDAPPFCHSYDCPEFTVVNKYEDFEERAYQVSRWITVDSLGVSDHDVKAGFTKLWDYTQWDNQAGEHVNTHTWPALISTTEVEDGGEKHASLSFYVAPEDTVLPTPNDASIRNETMPACTIYVRIFSGFPSQYNFQENLKKLRDALTQAGKAFDSHRFIAAGYEGPWTLIGRHNEVWIHAA